A window of the Desulforapulum autotrophicum HRM2 genome harbors these coding sequences:
- a CDS encoding putative quinol monooxygenase: MIIVRIILNALEDKQLELKQTLLSLIKFVGSETGCKSYSVFCDLHDKNCFCLIEEWETREDLDRHIKSHRFGVLLGTKTLLRKPLNVDIYSVSHLQGMEVIEAVRTKSRTSAD; encoded by the coding sequence ATGATCATTGTCAGAATTATCCTGAATGCACTTGAAGACAAGCAGCTGGAACTTAAGCAAACCCTGCTTTCGCTCATCAAATTCGTGGGCAGTGAAACCGGCTGTAAAAGCTATTCTGTTTTTTGTGATCTCCATGACAAAAACTGTTTTTGTCTGATTGAGGAATGGGAAACCCGTGAAGACCTGGATCGTCACATAAAATCCCATCGGTTCGGGGTGTTGCTGGGAACCAAAACCCTTTTAAGAAAACCGTTGAACGTCGACATATATTCGGTTTCACATCTCCAGGGAATGGAGGTCATTGAAGCGGTCAGAACGAAGTCACGGACATCAGCCGATTGA